In one window of Aquamicrobium sp. DNA:
- a CDS encoding IS1595 family transposase — MKLDSPIFQDADKAREHLEAQRWPLGPNCPHCGNARPDRITKMEGKAHRPGLYNCMECRQQFTVTVGTVFERSKIALNKWLLATFLLTSSKKGMSAHQLHRMLGVTYKTAWFMAHRIREAMKEDVSTSGPIGGEGKTVEADETYQGRREDGYVSPQRKGRPYLKRKKPGKNAVVGLVERGGKVRTFHVQHATKASVRDILVRNVDRKSHLMTDESRLYTETGAEYTSHKTTKHSAGEYVRYEGDLVIHSNTIESVFSVFKRGMVGVYQHCGEAHLHRYLAEFDFRYNRRTALKITDTERHDDLLSMIGGKRLTYRRIGEARYA; from the coding sequence ATGAAACTCGACAGCCCAATCTTTCAGGACGCAGACAAGGCCCGCGAGCATCTTGAGGCTCAGCGCTGGCCGCTTGGCCCGAACTGCCCTCATTGCGGCAATGCTCGCCCCGACCGCATCACGAAGATGGAAGGCAAGGCGCACCGTCCCGGCCTCTACAACTGCATGGAATGCCGCCAGCAGTTCACCGTGACCGTTGGCACTGTGTTCGAGCGTTCCAAGATCGCATTGAACAAGTGGCTGCTCGCGACCTTCCTGCTCACGTCGTCAAAGAAAGGCATGTCGGCGCACCAGTTGCACCGCATGTTGGGCGTTACCTACAAGACCGCATGGTTCATGGCGCATCGCATTCGTGAAGCCATGAAAGAGGACGTGTCCACGTCCGGCCCGATTGGCGGCGAAGGCAAGACCGTCGAAGCCGACGAAACCTATCAGGGTCGCCGCGAGGACGGTTACGTCTCTCCGCAGCGCAAGGGTCGCCCCTATCTCAAGCGCAAGAAACCCGGCAAGAACGCCGTGGTCGGTCTGGTCGAGCGTGGCGGCAAGGTTCGTACCTTCCACGTCCAGCACGCCACCAAGGCATCCGTCCGCGACATTCTGGTTCGCAACGTTGATCGCAAGTCGCACCTGATGACCGACGAGTCGCGCCTCTACACCGAAACCGGCGCGGAATACACTTCGCACAAGACCACCAAGCACTCAGCCGGCGAATACGTGCGCTATGAAGGCGACCTTGTGATCCATTCCAACACCATCGAAAGCGTGTTCTCGGTGTTCAAGCGCGGCATGGTCGGCGTCTACCAGCATTGCGGCGAAGCACATTTGCATCGCTACCTTGCAGAGTTCGATTTCCGCTACAACCGCCGTACAGCGCTCAAGATTACCGACACAGAGCGCCACGACGATCTGCTGTCCATGATCGGCGGCAAGCGCCTTACCTATCGGCGGATTGGTGAAGCCCGTTACGCCTAA
- a CDS encoding RNA polymerase sigma factor: MALMMEQRIPDAELARNAAGGDRDSFSALVERHYGFIFRLAWRLTGHKADAEDIAQEVCARLGRAIRTYRGGSAFTTWLYAIVVNAAHDAGRRAAREAAKADAWSAQALIEGGEAVDDHSDDPAEALWAAVRELPAKQREAITLVYGEGMNHAGAADLMGCSEATVSWHVHEAKKRLRQIVAAGEV; the protein is encoded by the coding sequence ATGGCGCTGATGATGGAACAACGCATTCCCGATGCCGAGCTTGCCCGCAACGCGGCAGGCGGCGATCGGGATTCGTTTTCCGCGCTGGTGGAGCGGCATTACGGCTTCATCTTCCGTCTCGCCTGGCGGCTGACCGGCCACAAGGCCGACGCCGAGGACATCGCGCAGGAGGTCTGCGCGCGGCTCGGCCGGGCGATCCGCACCTATCGCGGCGGCTCCGCCTTCACGACATGGCTCTACGCCATCGTCGTCAATGCGGCGCATGACGCCGGGCGGCGCGCGGCGCGCGAGGCGGCCAAGGCCGATGCCTGGAGCGCGCAGGCGCTGATCGAGGGCGGCGAGGCGGTCGACGACCATAGCGACGATCCCGCCGAGGCGCTGTGGGCGGCGGTGCGCGAACTGCCCGCCAAGCAGCGCGAGGCGATCACCCTCGTCTATGGCGAGGGCATGAACCATGCGGGAGCGGCCGACCTGATGGGCTGCTCGGAAGCAACCGTCTCGTGGCATGTCCATGAGGCGAAGAAACGGCTGCGGCAGATCGTTGCGGCCGGGGAAGTCTGA
- a CDS encoding von Willebrand factor type A domain-containing protein, with protein MAKNEFYELDILRSAKTPAPDEAAKARALAGAMAAFDAAEKISPAAQGSADGTRLTDRTIRFWREMMQKKLVAAPALAGLVALPVAGYVGWQVMEEFRLATAPGDGALVETKAPERQRVETPQAPVGEAETGERGIADTLATQPRSEEPALLNGAPRPASRDMQVGGSALSKHLAVPAAPPIIAPEPYITPEDRERFERFGTNPVRSALESPVSTFSIDVDTASYAFARRSLKEGFLPERDSVRVEEMINYFPYDWAGPSNAEVPFNTTVTVTPTPWDADTRLMHVAIKGYDIQQTEKPRSNLVFLIDTSGSMSAADKLPLLKNSFRLLVERLEADDTVSIVTYAGNAGTVLEPTKVSDKGKILAALDRLEAGGRTAGEAGITEAYRLAEESFVKDGVNRIMLATDGDFNVGQTSDEALKRLVEEKRKSGVYLSVLGFGRGNLNDAMMQTIAQNGNGVAAYIDTLAEAEKVLVEEASSSLFTIASDVKIQVEFNPARVAEYRLIGYETRALNREDFNNDKVDAGDIGSGHTVTAIYEITPVGSPARMIDDLRYGEAGQGQGQGQGVANADEYAFVKIRYKTPGEETSKLIETPVTDANAVSAFAEAGEDLRFSVAVAAFGQKLRGTDALADYGYDKVMEIAAAARGADPFGYRAEFLSLVRLASALDGTR; from the coding sequence ATGGCGAAGAACGAATTCTACGAACTCGACATCCTGCGCAGCGCGAAGACGCCGGCCCCCGACGAGGCCGCCAAGGCGCGCGCGCTTGCCGGCGCGATGGCCGCTTTCGATGCGGCGGAAAAAATTTCGCCCGCCGCCCAAGGATCGGCGGACGGGACGCGTCTTACCGACAGAACGATCCGGTTCTGGAGGGAAATGATGCAGAAGAAACTCGTTGCCGCCCCGGCGCTCGCCGGCCTCGTCGCGCTCCCGGTCGCCGGCTATGTCGGCTGGCAGGTGATGGAGGAATTCCGTCTCGCGACCGCGCCGGGCGACGGCGCCCTCGTCGAGACGAAAGCGCCGGAGCGCCAGCGCGTGGAAACGCCGCAGGCACCCGTGGGCGAGGCCGAGACCGGCGAGCGCGGCATCGCCGATACGCTCGCCACGCAGCCGCGGAGCGAGGAGCCCGCACTGCTCAACGGCGCGCCGCGCCCGGCCTCGCGCGACATGCAGGTCGGTGGCTCGGCCCTGTCGAAGCATCTGGCGGTTCCGGCCGCGCCGCCCATCATCGCGCCCGAGCCCTACATCACGCCGGAGGACCGCGAGCGGTTCGAGCGCTTCGGCACCAACCCGGTGCGCTCGGCGCTGGAGAGCCCGGTCTCGACCTTTTCCATCGATGTCGACACCGCGTCCTACGCCTTCGCCCGCCGCTCGCTGAAGGAGGGGTTCCTGCCCGAGCGCGACAGCGTGCGCGTCGAGGAGATGATCAACTATTTCCCCTATGACTGGGCCGGGCCGAGCAACGCCGAGGTGCCGTTCAACACCACGGTGACGGTGACGCCGACGCCTTGGGACGCGGACACGCGGCTGATGCACGTCGCCATCAAGGGCTACGACATCCAGCAGACCGAAAAGCCGCGCTCGAACCTCGTCTTTCTCATCGATACGTCGGGTTCCATGAGCGCGGCCGACAAGCTGCCGCTGCTCAAGAACTCGTTCCGGCTGCTGGTCGAGAGACTGGAGGCCGATGATACCGTCTCCATCGTCACCTATGCCGGCAATGCCGGGACGGTGCTGGAGCCGACGAAGGTGTCCGACAAGGGAAAGATCCTCGCTGCGCTCGACAGGCTGGAGGCAGGCGGGCGCACGGCCGGCGAGGCCGGCATCACCGAGGCCTACCGGCTGGCGGAGGAATCCTTCGTCAAGGACGGCGTCAACCGCATCATGCTGGCGACCGACGGCGACTTCAATGTCGGCCAGACCAGCGACGAGGCGCTGAAGCGGCTGGTCGAGGAAAAGCGCAAGAGCGGCGTTTACCTGTCGGTGCTCGGCTTCGGGCGCGGCAATCTGAACGACGCGATGATGCAGACCATCGCCCAGAACGGCAACGGCGTCGCCGCCTATATCGACACGCTGGCCGAGGCCGAGAAGGTGCTGGTCGAGGAAGCCTCCTCGTCGCTGTTCACCATCGCCTCGGACGTCAAGATCCAGGTCGAGTTCAACCCGGCGCGCGTCGCCGAATACCGGCTGATCGGCTACGAGACGCGGGCGCTGAACCGCGAGGATTTCAACAACGACAAGGTCGACGCTGGCGACATCGGCTCCGGCCACACGGTGACGGCGATCTATGAGATCACGCCCGTCGGCAGCCCGGCGCGGATGATCGACGATTTGCGCTACGGCGAGGCCGGGCAGGGCCAAGGGCAGGGTCAGGGCGTCGCCAACGCCGACGAATATGCCTTCGTCAAGATCCGCTACAAGACGCCGGGCGAGGAGACGAGCAAGCTGATCGAGACGCCGGTGACGGACGCCAACGCCGTTTCTGCCTTCGCTGAGGCGGGCGAGGATTTGCGCTTCTCGGTCGCGGTCGCCGCCTTCGGGCAGAAGCTGCGCGGCACCGACGCGCTCGCCGACTACGGATACGACAAGGTCATGGAGATTGCCGCCGCCGCACGAGGCGCGGACCCCTTCGGGTATCGCGCCGAATTCCTCTCGCTGGTGCGCCTTGCCTCGGCGCTCGACGGGACGCGGTAG